A single Pedobacter sp. PACM 27299 DNA region contains:
- a CDS encoding SusC/RagA family TonB-linked outer membrane protein has protein sequence MKFHRRFKHGEFCHVYARILLKLKLTLVFLTAVVLQVSATGYAQITLKENAAPLEQIIQKIRKQSGYDFFYNAGMMAKAKPVTVNVKNASVEEVLGLCFEDQPLTFKIEEKTIVLQYVSPQVLAKRAIWVIGKVLDETGKPIPSASIRIKGISDQRAGAMTNTNGEFRISVPSENAILLVSYVGYESQELKVKGSQNPLIVNMQVAENNMKDVVITGMGITRNKNSFTGATATFSGEQLKAIGNQNVIQSLRALDPSFIQLENNKFGSNPNVLPNIEIRGKTSISSTLQDQFASDPNQPLFILDGFETSLRTIVDLNMNRIASVTILKDAASTAMYGSKASNGVVVIETLKPRPGEMRLNFSSDFSVEIPDLSGYNMMNSEEKLRFEKLSGAYTVDQNRLGPNPTQQIFLDSLYAIRLGNAKRGVDTYWLNEPVQTGFSQRYSIYADGGDQSLRYGVGLTYKKNAGAMKGSGREDWAGNVDLNYRKGKFNLSNQIYINGYTGKESPYGSFANFVNANPYYRKDLTSRYLENSKDNVGSFYKVTNPMYNARLNSLSSTKNFAIQNNLQMNVDLTDGLRLQSAIQVQKGITTGIDFLSPLHTSFDDTSIFEKGSYKNSRTDNFSYNGYLMMTYGKVIAEKHSLNANIRADIRENNNENVLFRAVGFPASSNGNPSFAYSYKPDSRPEAQIGKTRTNSILFSANYAYEGRYLADVSFRYDGSTAFGANKKYAPYYSGGLGWNIHQEEFMKSVSWINTFRLIANVGITGNQNFASVSSISTYGYDSYINLYGQGVSLNSLGNPNLKWQNSVQTNLGTDIVMFRNKLSLNVNAYRKKTDPLVVAIDLPSSTGIKSFPINAGLLDTKGFEANLKFSPIYRPEDRVLWTIGLTGSIYKSKYAGFNNQLASLNTKAQSSNSLTRYKDGFSPDDIWAVPSMGIDPATGREIFLKKNGQYTFIYDPGDIVSVGNGQPTVEGVFSHVVTYKGFSFGASIRYILGREIFNTALYNKVENISSQELMNNQDKRALYDRWQNPGDLATFKSISLTDKTEMSSRFVQKEDMISGESISFGYNFLQNKWLKQMGLSSLRLNGYMNDIFRISTIQRERGIDYPFAKSLSFSLNASF, from the coding sequence ATGAAATTTCACAGGAGATTTAAACATGGTGAATTCTGCCATGTTTATGCCAGGATATTATTAAAATTGAAACTGACATTAGTATTTTTAACTGCTGTAGTTCTGCAGGTTAGCGCAACCGGCTATGCCCAGATTACACTAAAGGAAAATGCTGCTCCGCTAGAGCAGATCATTCAGAAAATCAGAAAACAAAGTGGCTATGACTTCTTTTACAATGCCGGGATGATGGCTAAGGCCAAACCCGTTACGGTAAATGTAAAGAATGCTTCTGTAGAAGAAGTATTAGGATTATGTTTTGAAGATCAACCCTTAACCTTTAAAATAGAAGAGAAGACTATCGTATTGCAATATGTGAGCCCTCAGGTGCTGGCAAAAAGAGCCATCTGGGTGATTGGAAAGGTGCTGGATGAAACTGGAAAACCTATTCCAAGTGCTTCGATTCGCATCAAAGGCATCTCTGATCAGCGTGCAGGAGCCATGACCAACACAAATGGAGAATTCCGGATTTCTGTGCCTTCTGAGAATGCCATCTTATTGGTCTCTTACGTGGGCTATGAAAGTCAGGAACTGAAAGTGAAAGGCAGTCAGAATCCGCTGATCGTCAATATGCAGGTTGCCGAAAACAACATGAAAGATGTGGTGATCACTGGTATGGGGATTACCAGGAATAAAAATAGCTTTACCGGTGCTACAGCCACCTTTAGCGGGGAGCAACTGAAAGCCATTGGAAATCAGAATGTGATCCAGAGCTTACGTGCCCTCGATCCGTCCTTTATTCAATTGGAAAACAATAAATTTGGATCCAATCCCAATGTACTGCCCAATATTGAGATCCGTGGTAAAACCAGTATCTCTTCCACTTTACAGGATCAGTTCGCCTCAGATCCCAACCAGCCTTTGTTTATTTTGGATGGTTTTGAAACCTCTCTTCGTACCATTGTTGATTTGAACATGAACAGGATTGCATCGGTGACCATCCTAAAGGATGCAGCTTCCACAGCGATGTATGGTTCTAAAGCCTCAAACGGGGTCGTGGTTATTGAAACCCTTAAGCCAAGACCAGGAGAGATGCGCCTGAATTTCAGCAGCGACTTTTCTGTGGAGATTCCTGATTTGTCTGGCTATAACATGATGAATTCAGAAGAAAAGCTGCGCTTCGAAAAGTTGTCTGGTGCTTATACAGTAGACCAGAACAGATTAGGGCCAAATCCGACCCAGCAAATATTCCTGGACTCTCTTTATGCAATCAGATTGGGAAATGCCAAACGCGGTGTAGATACGTACTGGTTAAATGAACCGGTACAAACCGGCTTCTCACAAAGGTATTCTATTTATGCGGATGGAGGAGATCAATCGCTTCGTTATGGTGTTGGATTAACTTATAAAAAGAATGCTGGTGCCATGAAAGGATCTGGAAGAGAAGATTGGGCCGGAAATGTGGACTTAAACTATCGCAAAGGTAAATTTAACCTTTCCAATCAGATTTACATCAATGGTTATACCGGTAAAGAATCCCCTTATGGTTCCTTTGCCAATTTTGTAAATGCCAATCCTTATTATAGGAAAGATTTAACCAGTCGTTACCTGGAAAATTCCAAGGACAATGTCGGTTCATTTTACAAGGTGACAAACCCTATGTACAATGCCAGGCTAAACAGCTTGAGCAGCACGAAGAACTTCGCCATTCAGAACAACCTTCAAATGAATGTAGACCTGACTGATGGACTGCGTTTACAAAGTGCAATTCAGGTTCAAAAAGGAATCACCACAGGGATTGATTTTCTTTCTCCGCTGCATACTTCATTTGATGATACCAGTATTTTTGAGAAGGGCTCTTATAAAAATAGCCGCACCGATAACTTTAGCTATAATGGCTACCTGATGATGACTTACGGTAAGGTGATTGCTGAAAAACATTCCTTAAATGCAAATATCCGCGCAGACATCAGAGAAAATAATAATGAAAATGTGCTGTTTCGAGCAGTGGGTTTTCCGGCTTCCAGCAATGGAAACCCAAGTTTTGCCTATAGCTATAAACCGGATTCCAGACCTGAAGCACAAATTGGAAAAACACGTACGAATTCAATACTGTTTTCGGCCAACTATGCTTACGAAGGTCGCTACCTGGCCGATGTGTCCTTTAGATACGATGGCTCTACTGCTTTCGGTGCAAACAAGAAATATGCGCCATATTACAGTGGAGGTTTAGGCTGGAATATCCATCAGGAAGAATTTATGAAATCAGTGAGCTGGATCAATACGTTCAGATTGATTGCCAATGTCGGGATCACTGGAAATCAGAACTTTGCTTCCGTTTCTTCCATCTCCACCTATGGATACGATTCATATATTAATTTGTACGGGCAAGGGGTTTCGCTGAACTCGCTGGGTAATCCTAACCTGAAATGGCAAAATTCAGTGCAAACGAATCTGGGAACAGACATCGTTATGTTTCGCAATAAACTGAGTCTGAATGTAAATGCTTATAGAAAGAAAACGGATCCATTGGTCGTAGCCATAGACCTTCCTTCTTCTACAGGGATCAAATCTTTTCCGATTAATGCCGGCTTGCTGGACACTAAAGGCTTTGAAGCCAACCTGAAATTTTCTCCGATTTACAGACCTGAAGACCGCGTGTTGTGGACCATAGGTCTTACCGGTTCCATTTACAAAAGTAAATATGCAGGGTTCAATAACCAGCTGGCTTCTTTAAACACCAAGGCACAGAGCTCAAATTCATTGACCCGTTACAAAGATGGCTTCAGCCCTGACGACATCTGGGCAGTTCCATCGATGGGCATTGATCCAGCCACAGGAAGGGAGATCTTCCTGAAGAAAAATGGTCAGTATACTTTTATTTATGATCCAGGAGATATTGTGAGCGTAGGAAATGGCCAGCCGACTGTAGAAGGTGTATTCAGCCATGTAGTAACCTATAAAGGTTTTAGTTTTGGCGCCAGCATCCGCTACATCCTGGGTCGGGAAATTTTCAATACGGCACTTTACAATAAGGTGGAAAACATCTCATCTCAGGAGTTAATGAACAACCAGGACAAAAGAGCTTTATACGATCGCTGGCAAAATCCAGGCGACCTGGCCACCTTCAAGTCTATCAGCTTAACCGATAAGACAGAGATGAGTTCCCGCTTTGTACAGAAAGAAGATATGATCAGTGGAGAGTCGATCAGTTTTGGTTATAATTTCCTGCAAAATAAATGGTTGAAACAAATGGGGCTTTCTTCTCTGCGTCTGAATGGATATATGAACGACATCTTTCGTATTTCTACCATTCAAAGAGAAAGAGGAATCGATTATCCATTTGCCAAATCATTGTCCTTTAGTTTAAACGCAAGCTTTTAG
- a CDS encoding RagB/SusD family nutrient uptake outer membrane protein: protein MNRITKNLYSILAICLLMAMMSCKKWLDIQPEDKFTEKQIFSSVEGISDAINSVYIDMGKTKLYGANLTSTTLEILAQRYNVSGVHSLTKYQSYDYENKDVKAELDVIWTKSYINVVNLNKFIANLDVYSGVLDGKTDSLFRGEAYGLRAFLQFDLLRMYGPNYNTADSTKTSIPYYTKAGTEIGDLLPANVVIQKIIADLQTAEAMLGNDPVRRSGITNVSEQGFLNLRNYRMNYFAIKGLQARVNMYRGDRVTASAAAKVVINNASKFPWITPEKILTDKLDPDRVFSTEILFGLQSLDLYDNYRAYFAPDVEDRNVLAPLDARLKTVFENNENDYRYNPNWILTGIAGKSYKTFFKYADISNKKLIYRFTVPLLRLSEMYLIAAEADQNVSYLNTVRNKRGLLDLPGTAVLLTELQKEYQKEFFGEGQLWFYYKRRNITSVPNPLVASGNLTVNLSRYVFPLPLSELNPR from the coding sequence ATGAACAGAATAACTAAAAACCTATATTCAATACTGGCCATCTGCCTGCTGATGGCCATGATGTCCTGTAAAAAATGGCTGGACATTCAGCCCGAAGATAAATTTACAGAGAAACAGATTTTTTCAAGTGTGGAAGGGATTTCCGATGCCATCAATAGCGTATACATTGACATGGGAAAAACGAAACTCTATGGGGCAAATTTAACCAGTACAACCCTGGAAATACTGGCGCAGCGATACAATGTGAGTGGTGTGCACAGCCTTACAAAATACCAGTCCTATGATTATGAGAATAAAGACGTGAAGGCAGAGCTGGATGTGATCTGGACTAAAAGTTACATCAATGTAGTGAACCTGAACAAATTCATTGCCAACCTAGATGTGTATTCAGGGGTGCTGGATGGTAAAACCGATTCTCTTTTCAGAGGTGAGGCTTATGGCTTAAGGGCCTTCCTCCAGTTTGATTTGCTCAGGATGTATGGACCAAATTATAACACTGCGGATTCTACCAAAACTTCAATTCCTTACTATACCAAGGCTGGTACTGAGATCGGCGACCTGCTTCCTGCCAATGTGGTAATACAGAAAATTATTGCAGATCTGCAGACCGCTGAGGCAATGCTGGGTAATGATCCGGTAAGGAGATCAGGAATTACCAATGTTTCAGAGCAGGGTTTTCTGAACCTGCGCAATTATAGAATGAATTATTTCGCTATAAAAGGCCTGCAGGCAAGGGTGAATATGTACCGTGGTGATCGCGTAACCGCATCCGCCGCCGCTAAGGTGGTGATCAATAATGCCTCAAAATTCCCATGGATTACGCCTGAGAAAATATTGACCGATAAGCTGGATCCTGACCGTGTGTTTTCTACGGAGATCCTGTTTGGTTTACAAAGTCTGGATCTTTATGACAATTACAGGGCTTATTTTGCCCCTGATGTGGAAGATAGAAATGTGCTGGCTCCTTTAGATGCGCGATTGAAAACCGTTTTTGAAAACAATGAAAACGATTATCGTTACAACCCGAACTGGATTCTGACAGGCATCGCCGGAAAGTCATATAAGACCTTTTTTAAATATGCGGATATCTCCAACAAAAAGCTGATCTATCGCTTTACAGTGCCATTGCTCAGGTTGAGTGAAATGTACCTGATTGCGGCAGAGGCTGACCAGAATGTCAGTTATCTGAATACAGTCAGAAACAAAAGAGGGCTACTGGATTTACCAGGAACTGCGGTATTGCTGACCGAATTACAGAAGGAATACCAGAAAGAGTTTTTTGGAGAAGGGCAATTGTGGTTTTACTATAAAAGACGCAACATCACTTCAGTACCAAATCCATTGGTGGCGAGTGGAAATCTGACCGTCAATCTTTCCAGGTATGTTTTTCCATTGCCTTTGTCTGAATTAAATCCACGATGA
- a CDS encoding DUF4843 domain-containing protein codes for MKKNHIIIAVLLLSVAFTACKKGLNTYAGTAGIYFRLATLQFSNNPGRDSTAISFSYVKASVKDSLIAIPVQISGAPSPVEREFKLTLDPKTTAISGTHYQILNQKFVIPANGTEQYIFINLHRTADMLSNNFLLVLNLEENEHFGIPMKDRLVNATTGKRLSFIKHTIWMNDILKKPAAWLDAYLGAFSRKKLFLLAEVAEIPNIGDLDNTSLTSIGKVQYYGTFLQRYLNDMKASGKTVYEDDGREMVMGPSVQ; via the coding sequence ATGAAAAAAAATCATATCATCATCGCTGTTTTGCTGCTTTCTGTCGCATTTACAGCCTGTAAAAAAGGATTGAATACCTATGCCGGCACAGCGGGGATTTACTTCCGCCTGGCCACACTTCAATTTTCCAATAACCCGGGAAGGGACAGTACCGCGATTTCTTTTTCCTATGTAAAAGCTTCGGTAAAAGATTCGCTGATTGCCATTCCAGTCCAGATTTCAGGTGCACCGAGCCCTGTAGAAAGGGAGTTTAAATTGACCCTCGATCCAAAAACCACGGCCATTTCAGGAACTCATTATCAGATCTTAAATCAAAAGTTTGTGATCCCCGCCAATGGCACAGAGCAATATATTTTTATCAACCTGCATAGAACTGCCGATATGCTCAGCAATAATTTTCTACTGGTGCTCAACCTGGAGGAGAACGAGCATTTTGGAATACCAATGAAGGATCGCCTGGTCAATGCTACGACGGGGAAAAGACTCAGCTTTATCAAACATACCATCTGGATGAATGATATTCTGAAAAAACCTGCGGCCTGGTTAGATGCCTATCTGGGAGCTTTCAGCAGGAAGAAGCTGTTCCTGCTGGCAGAAGTAGCAGAGATCCCAAATATAGGGGATCTGGATAATACTAGCTTGACGTCTATCGGTAAAGTGCAGTACTACGGTACGTTTTTGCAGCGCTACCTGAACGATATGAAGGCTTCAGGTAAAACAGTGTATGAGGATGATGGTAGAGAAATGGTGATGGGTCCAAGCGTTCAATAG
- a CDS encoding PKD-like family lipoprotein gives MTYKYIKTALSIGLLFLVCSCGKDIGNYDYQEINKVKFAGIDSAYFGLLGERFQINPKLDFTLDPAGNEADYSYEWIALNMGSSVLPKDQKNDLAKTRNLDIVLKVPPGPYKVYYTVTDNKTGVAYTRMFRLNVETSIYEGWMVLNDVNGAARLDMISKIKDVYLPVADILGTTGSELVLQGKPVDVYCYPYSRTVYGIYVSTDQRTDRVDPETFKWKNTFNIKYEMVANVSDNFHADFISGIIEENANSYMLANGNVYYNYATYQISYGTPINLLKGETAPFKAAPFVPAARDPKTLNATAVLFDTVKKRFVKHSNNESNCNPMLKQDNAFFDYNNVGMDLVYMDYSVFGGGDVFAVLKDPSGKIYLTKFNMFSGIQNYFSEMTGPDIASADKFAISPVYGYLFYSAGGKVYEFDTSLKTTKLMLDKGAEQISLMKFQPFRNTGNSRPYYQSRRNQLLIGSYNPALPAGKNGKMELYVVPGLNAALTLGESYEGFGKIVSVSYRER, from the coding sequence ATGACTTATAAATATATTAAAACAGCATTATCAATAGGTTTGCTGTTCCTAGTCTGCTCTTGTGGCAAAGACATCGGGAACTACGACTACCAGGAAATCAATAAAGTCAAGTTTGCAGGAATTGATTCTGCCTACTTTGGTTTATTGGGAGAGCGTTTTCAAATTAACCCAAAACTGGATTTCACCCTGGATCCAGCTGGAAATGAAGCGGATTACAGCTATGAATGGATTGCCCTGAATATGGGCTCAAGTGTATTGCCGAAGGATCAGAAAAATGATCTTGCCAAAACAAGAAACCTGGATATCGTCCTTAAAGTACCGCCAGGGCCTTATAAGGTCTATTATACCGTGACGGATAATAAGACCGGCGTTGCCTATACCCGCATGTTCCGCTTGAATGTGGAGACCAGTATTTACGAAGGCTGGATGGTGTTAAATGATGTGAATGGTGCAGCGAGATTGGATATGATCTCTAAAATCAAAGATGTTTATTTGCCTGTAGCAGATATATTGGGGACTACCGGATCTGAGCTGGTTTTACAGGGCAAACCTGTGGATGTCTATTGCTATCCTTATAGTCGTACCGTTTATGGCATCTATGTGTCTACCGATCAGCGAACCGATCGCGTAGATCCTGAAACCTTCAAATGGAAAAATACCTTTAATATCAAATATGAGATGGTGGCGAATGTTTCTGATAACTTCCACGCAGATTTTATTTCAGGAATCATTGAGGAAAATGCCAATTCTTATATGTTAGCCAATGGGAATGTGTATTACAATTACGCCACCTACCAGATTAGTTATGGCACGCCCATCAATTTGCTGAAAGGAGAGACCGCGCCTTTCAAAGCCGCGCCTTTTGTACCCGCAGCAAGAGATCCAAAAACCCTGAATGCAACGGCAGTGCTATTTGATACAGTAAAGAAAAGGTTCGTAAAGCATTCTAATAATGAATCTAACTGTAATCCGATGCTGAAACAAGACAATGCCTTTTTCGATTATAACAACGTGGGCATGGATCTGGTGTATATGGATTATTCTGTTTTTGGGGGCGGTGATGTCTTTGCCGTATTAAAAGACCCTTCCGGAAAAATTTACCTGACTAAGTTCAATATGTTCAGTGGTATTCAGAATTATTTCTCGGAAATGACGGGTCCAGATATCGCGAGTGCAGATAAGTTTGCCATCAGCCCGGTGTATGGTTACCTATTTTACAGTGCCGGAGGAAAAGTTTACGAGTTTGATACTTCTTTGAAAACCACCAAACTGATGCTGGATAAAGGTGCGGAGCAGATCAGCCTGATGAAATTCCAGCCATTCCGCAATACAGGAAACTCAAGACCATACTACCAGAGCAGAAGAAACCAATTGCTGATCGGTAGTTATAACCCGGCTTTACCTGCAGGTAAAAATGGTAAAATGGAACTTTATGTAGTACCGGGCTTGAATGCCGCGCTGACTTTAGGAGAAAGCTATGAAGGATTTGGAAAAATTGTCAGTGTCAGTTACCGCGAACGCTAA
- a CDS encoding TlpA family protein disulfide reductase, whose amino-acid sequence MNLKKLCTLAALSLAASSGFAQLPVEITGLLKKEKIAPVRLFKVSEGKVVEMASAMPSEKGNFGLLFYPEYEGLYVVGIGNATSPSDNYKFYFKGGEKLSLSILDSSYVLNGKLNSKENVILTQWHDLVNPLEQKSINFMKNNSTFVDFFPKLEEISVKTKTFLNGKVSGNPKFDKKMKEYMNWDMASFASNFLNTPRSAHPSIEEWSPFYSTLKPEDFAKNTAMVYTNPWGARTLNGLVSVAMRQRNVKYRKGVEGVNDLFVFLPNDTLKGDMVLDRAAGMSNYADYKELMDAHGKYVLTKSQKKRNMDILAPLALLKAGDVAFNFSYPDKTGKIVKMSDLKGKVVLVDVWATWCGPCKAEIPFLKKLEEEMKGTDVQVVSISVDEAPDKDKWLKMIKDENLGGLQLFASGWGDLAQYYKIKGIPRFMVFDKEGKIVTVDSPRPSSPALKALLEKTLAK is encoded by the coding sequence ATGAACCTGAAAAAACTATGTACGCTGGCAGCCCTTTCATTGGCCGCATCCAGCGGATTTGCACAATTGCCTGTAGAAATCACCGGGCTATTAAAAAAGGAAAAGATTGCTCCGGTAAGGCTTTTTAAAGTATCCGAAGGGAAAGTAGTAGAGATGGCCAGTGCCATGCCTTCTGAAAAAGGAAACTTTGGCCTGCTGTTTTATCCTGAATATGAAGGCTTATATGTAGTAGGAATCGGCAATGCTACAAGTCCGAGCGACAATTATAAATTCTATTTTAAAGGAGGCGAAAAATTGTCTTTGTCTATCCTTGACTCCAGCTATGTATTGAATGGGAAGCTGAATTCCAAAGAAAATGTGATCCTTACCCAATGGCATGACCTGGTGAATCCTTTGGAACAGAAGTCCATCAACTTCATGAAAAACAACAGTACTTTCGTGGATTTCTTTCCTAAGCTGGAAGAGATCTCTGTAAAGACGAAAACCTTTTTAAATGGAAAGGTAAGCGGCAATCCTAAGTTTGATAAAAAGATGAAGGAGTACATGAACTGGGATATGGCTTCTTTTGCCAGTAATTTCCTGAATACGCCGCGTTCTGCGCATCCTTCAATTGAGGAATGGAGTCCTTTTTACAGTACCTTGAAGCCGGAGGATTTCGCAAAAAACACCGCTATGGTTTACACGAACCCTTGGGGAGCAAGAACTTTAAACGGCTTAGTGAGCGTGGCAATGAGACAGCGCAATGTAAAATACAGAAAAGGCGTAGAAGGGGTAAATGATCTGTTTGTCTTTTTACCAAATGATACATTAAAGGGGGATATGGTATTGGATCGCGCTGCAGGAATGAGCAATTATGCAGACTATAAAGAGCTGATGGATGCCCATGGCAAATATGTGCTGACTAAAAGTCAAAAGAAAAGAAATATGGATATTCTTGCGCCTTTAGCCTTATTGAAAGCCGGTGATGTAGCCTTCAATTTCTCTTATCCTGATAAAACCGGGAAAATAGTGAAGATGTCGGATTTGAAAGGTAAAGTAGTTTTGGTGGATGTATGGGCAACCTGGTGTGGTCCTTGTAAAGCAGAAATCCCATTCCTGAAAAAACTGGAAGAAGAAATGAAGGGGACGGATGTGCAGGTAGTGAGTATTTCTGTAGATGAGGCTCCTGATAAAGATAAATGGTTGAAAATGATAAAAGATGAAAATCTTGGCGGTTTGCAATTGTTTGCTTCCGGTTGGGGAGATTTAGCACAGTATTATAAAATTAAAGGTATTCCTCGTTTTATGGTATTTGATAAAGAAGGAAAAATTGTAACGGTAGATTCACCTAGACCATCCAGTCCGGCATTGAAAGCTTTATTGGAAAAAACACTGGCAAAATAA
- a CDS encoding aspartyl protease family protein, producing the protein METAAYADKEFKLLYLDLFDQLYGMNRYQASKLVAKIPFETEHGSIILKVKINGSRQPLRLLFDTGADGIALKSSLADSIGIKHSAEQNASVVGGQMKIKISEGNVLHFGDFEWKDQRIALFEEMSKGTDGIIGNGLAKRYITKVDFDLKEISLYDFGDYKYPQAGVAVPVSVPSGLFIIPGVLGIVPGQSFPGSFVFDSGAAYQLICFRPFVKQNRLLVGGFKPEYHSSTTSMGISTPTFSGKAATFAFSKMPEIKNMPISLMAGGGQSEDWKPGFDGSIGIRLISRYNFTINLQRKEIYFSPNKSYAFPYDFSIGGYLFGFDLDGSLWVQGLVAPENPQISLKAGMKVSSINGLSADKLLKDPKLLPKMLEQAEGTKYTVESQQEGKLIKDTLIKTY; encoded by the coding sequence GTGGAGACCGCCGCGTATGCCGATAAGGAGTTTAAATTATTGTATCTGGATCTTTTTGATCAGCTGTATGGGATGAACAGGTATCAGGCCTCGAAGTTAGTCGCCAAAATCCCATTTGAAACAGAACATGGTTCCATCATTCTGAAGGTAAAAATTAATGGCAGTCGGCAGCCTTTAAGGTTGTTATTTGATACGGGAGCGGATGGTATTGCGCTTAAATCTTCACTTGCAGACAGCATAGGTATAAAGCACAGTGCTGAGCAGAATGCATCGGTAGTAGGTGGTCAGATGAAAATCAAGATCTCAGAAGGAAATGTGCTGCATTTCGGTGATTTTGAATGGAAAGACCAGCGGATCGCCCTATTTGAAGAGATGAGTAAAGGTACGGATGGCATCATCGGAAATGGACTGGCCAAAAGATACATCACTAAGGTAGATTTCGACTTGAAGGAAATTTCTTTATATGATTTTGGTGATTACAAATATCCACAAGCGGGTGTTGCCGTGCCGGTGAGCGTACCATCAGGATTGTTTATCATCCCTGGTGTATTGGGAATCGTCCCTGGACAAAGTTTTCCAGGCAGCTTTGTTTTTGATAGTGGTGCAGCTTACCAGCTGATTTGCTTTCGCCCTTTTGTGAAGCAAAACCGGTTATTGGTAGGCGGATTTAAACCGGAATACCATAGCAGTACGACGAGCATGGGCATCAGTACGCCTACCTTTAGTGGTAAAGCCGCGACTTTTGCCTTTTCTAAAATGCCGGAAATTAAGAACATGCCCATTTCCTTAATGGCTGGCGGCGGACAAAGTGAAGACTGGAAGCCTGGCTTTGATGGATCGATAGGTATCAGGCTGATCAGCAGGTATAATTTTACGATTAACCTGCAGCGTAAAGAAATCTATTTCAGCCCTAATAAGAGTTACGCCTTTCCCTATGATTTCTCCATTGGCGGCTACCTGTTTGGCTTTGATCTGGACGGGAGTTTATGGGTACAAGGACTGGTGGCTCCGGAAAATCCACAGATCAGTTTAAAAGCTGGAATGAAGGTGAGCAGCATTAACGGTTTATCAGCCGATAAGCTATTGAAAGATCCTAAGCTGCTCCCTAAAATGCTGGAACAGGCAGAAGGAACAAAATACACAGTTGAAAGTCAGCAGGAAGGGAAGCTTATCAAAGATACCCTGATTAAAACCTATTAA
- a CDS encoding thioredoxin family protein codes for MKTIKYYGLLLLLFCSSAVAQAQQKADGQFVKVNSWQALLDLAKKEHKMIFIDSYFVGCHPCKQMDDEVFPLSDVTRLMKDNFVSVKIDFMVEELGKALQVKYAVTGFPTFLILNEDGQLVSRFSGYQEADVFQKRLAEAKVKAKNGVVMAGFSANLGVAHPDFYTQMFSARKPMVAQDMINYLAKNKDVLKEEQAVPFLMMKNIDPDWNTYFLEHYAEFESKYGQDLASGKRAAIINSKLKGIGEGVNTEAFEKFLKTVRPYYSDDSWTYAKLDIAEGYYYNLHRDHKAFFKYAAANFNDDTNKIRYMAMYLNQPKIDEEEKQLFADWMKLVITADAPYEVLSTASRIMMTQKDVQQAKIYAGWGVKKAGVLKKSDSYFKEILAQSK; via the coding sequence ATGAAAACAATTAAATATTATGGCTTATTGCTGCTGCTATTCTGCAGCAGTGCCGTTGCTCAGGCCCAGCAGAAGGCTGATGGTCAGTTTGTAAAAGTAAACAGCTGGCAGGCCTTACTGGATCTGGCTAAAAAAGAACATAAAATGATCTTTATTGACAGCTATTTTGTGGGCTGTCATCCTTGTAAGCAAATGGATGATGAGGTATTCCCATTGTCTGATGTGACACGTCTGATGAAAGATAATTTTGTCAGCGTAAAGATCGACTTTATGGTAGAAGAGCTGGGTAAAGCACTCCAGGTAAAATATGCAGTCACTGGTTTCCCAACTTTTCTGATTCTAAATGAAGATGGACAGCTGGTCTCCAGATTTTCTGGTTACCAGGAAGCAGATGTATTTCAAAAAAGATTAGCAGAAGCAAAGGTAAAAGCCAAAAATGGAGTTGTAATGGCTGGTTTTAGTGCGAATCTGGGAGTTGCTCATCCGGACTTTTATACCCAGATGTTCAGCGCTAGAAAACCAATGGTTGCTCAGGATATGATCAACTATTTAGCTAAAAACAAAGATGTTTTAAAGGAGGAGCAGGCGGTGCCTTTTCTAATGATGAAAAATATCGATCCGGACTGGAATACTTACTTCCTGGAGCATTATGCGGAGTTTGAAAGCAAATACGGCCAGGATCTGGCTTCTGGGAAACGTGCAGCCATCATCAATTCGAAATTAAAAGGGATTGGAGAAGGAGTCAATACAGAGGCTTTTGAAAAGTTTTTGAAAACAGTCAGACCGTATTATTCAGATGACAGCTGGACTTATGCTAAACTGGATATCGCGGAAGGCTATTATTACAACCTGCATAGAGACCACAAAGCATTCTTCAAATATGCAGCGGCCAACTTTAATGATGATACCAATAAAATCAGGTATATGGCGATGTACTTGAATCAGCCAAAGATAGATGAAGAAGAAAAGCAGTTGTTTGCAGACTGGATGAAATTGGTGATCACAGCAGATGCGCCTTATGAGGTATTGAGTACTGCCAGCAGAATAATGATGACGCAAAAGGATGTGCAGCAGGCCAAAATCTATGCAGGATGGGGAGTAAAAAAAGCAGGGGTACTTAAAAAAAGCGACAGTTACTTTAAGGAGATCCTGGCGCAATCAAAATAA